The following coding sequences are from one Bombus terrestris chromosome 14, iyBomTerr1.2, whole genome shotgun sequence window:
- the LOC100644378 gene encoding brefeldin A-inhibited guanine nucleotide-exchange protein 3 isoform X2, whose protein sequence is MEDLLLQIVRESSNAKLQNLRKSAQEAYDFLDKQQGLLRDPPHELRAKCLHTFQLALETKRSKFVAFGLSGLHKMLRDDRFQSPYEPEDDSLWLPAQMLHAMSSMLSQSDDTQTDMLKVLLQVACSSYWTMNGRLIIAILTTCCEAFENGNQAVRTAAQAATSQTLRSFCLFLDEECQEMDENAKKNKNLWERGVSCFNEALPILQYICSKLDEAQKKPYYSNGRNGNTVVFLLECLHTLISSLPQKIHTNAHFTTFLWQKFCPALIAFLGTPRVDKTFTSREGKENEIGRGSGYLATSLSFDSHQAKTVYSIGTELVRLVGCVGPLRPVLESVFHRMLLYPPPQQRLESLKALKELLRSPSRIVDFAGPLLVEEDKSSHIQSDMALMRLAMDSIEESTTGGLSTLHASVSCVVAMLSALQELCEGKAINHTYTCTINSLYEDLESCDYKGPLTYQCMARLPKTYREQLELMKKGIGSDSDSSGHGPSEDGDSTDTEGPQNESDEVQEENSLEDNDYAIENERERLRLEKLPKCLHVGRQVADECNVDMERHNARKFVRTLKSDLIPMVLSLRSNIEVDEALQNFASEYCQAQQKMQEQTDTSTDSCALITIMNADGIYLATYAALLLNLKLIRINYYHEDNRQVPISEEQFVEEVHGSGVLVYLSATWLSELYQQVLACNLLEKCGYNPHYTDNSALINVLTDVDGIPGSQRGGQLLSDYIRLEKAQLSRSEPTSEAEAGAKLSRRVLTCCWGSMMTVLTTGLNPPKEQNNKGILSRDGDRRGIRDTVILSLEGLHKAAILSNVLGLQNRCGSIFALLVKAACTEQSISKITRTKDVLRLKLQNRATNIHTSHALSMDVLLGKGLELGSHGSDCWPHVFTCCLYVSKLEHDFFGKNQNPSLPKTQQKKDKKDSLNGDPKGSQDRLKLNFNITEEEETCVDVYSFLSSPYTQNSSTDTIPEIIQESNADSQFNGILPADYAAKIICVLSQQVDRLFENAALKLNLKALCLFLSALCRASKAQLFKTTDGLKDNKRFWWRRSKPRENEMNVLLLARLGEVMLKCVKSGRPLIHIMRVWSILGPHFMEAACHKDRGISKKAVQCIHDSMAALLNEQVELPHFHFNEALFKPFENLLCLELCDSDVQDQIVSCICEFVETNRTEIRSGWRPLFGALRVASVGNSDSVESAPLLEVFRVFLSTDNTLVFANAALDCILCLLKHVRGIGDTEGHQDDQDQIDVAESRRMRLCVESLKYLLSCSDILASMYGMPACPIFHSAQRIQVSTIPQYVDPTIPNSELIRFDKHAESMQETIPERPHDVLMDNVHTITTLQSMDKPSGILRVWYILIEGLASATMICPKRYQPHALETLFHLLRDTLNVPGPTFGLYCVNHLLLPMVQNWLRRTSKIFRGWDNFAPNFKQCCGLTTDLVVDYLTHLQGPEVLRNNAYLSATTLMLKQLLLVMAECVVQPTESIARLGCACIRHVLVSSGPLLTPEQWEVCGVACYRACSNSLQELHQLTMAFSPRSESFYGDVAQVKVAARRDATIEESERLRQLAAQVFLLEEQRTEDTSRRSDDRSYVFLLYPPSVASTLNPDLYIVRVQLRALIVGLLVHQMLLHCIAIILLQGPDSSFPSLSTVVPQSTASTSSKTMIPGFLSCLTNHHIDIFLSALDLSYATALKFDCRPGLKFLVQKVANLPQPANLYRQAGVAWTIKIVTLFELCLHKIEDTQASLETVKMILASNSGDREPLKEPSLRKLSKYLKQLRTTFEELCESYVEVVLDEDGRHTRVDSFSERKIFLLIAQPDDFPEITGKEPINDRVLATPAPIELPEDPDDIKDGEDQMDQEYQEDQEDIENYNPNLDDESGLEELGPECEDDPRPFRLSDLAVEYSTDSGPQSEPETDDSRPVSRLGSVTEKAVYPDRSGGTSSEGYIDGKYNSTTPAPSRFINTRDNLYYKFDSLRRTESVDSFGTSVLEIKSTNTGLTYDETDLFRKSKLERRRSDACLLTRKSSLRFVEPVETDDSEKFVRFNPNNIRCRSVMELRKTAGSTVSESSNDLEMSPRVSSKIGEKEEDDLPKIFDNIDELLRDYERSKRGFRTNPFLRKDGGDSNAETEEIAGQESAFHKKSNVCKDSEAHRNAWAEMLSTVLDWTLALSDDQLIPLLPVFVSGVRVLTRYAVDQVLKQRLSTLFHRIAVLYGLTSN, encoded by the exons ATGGAGGATCTTCTGCTGCAGATCGTCCGAGAATCAAGCAatgcaaaattacaaaatttgcgGAAGTCTGCGCAAGAAGCGTATG ACTTCTTGGACAAACAGCAGGGATTACTACGCGATCCACCCCACGAATTACGAGCAAAATGTCTACATACCTTTCAGCTAGCACTAGAAACGAAGAGGAGCAAATTCGTTGCATTTGGTCTGTCCGGATTACAT AAAATGTTAAGGGATGATAGATTCCAATCACCGTACGAGCCAGAGGATGATTCTCTTTGGCTACCCGCGCAAATGTTGCACGCAATGAGTTCCATGTTATCCCAATCTGACGACACGCAGACGGACATGCTAAAA GTTCTGTTACAAGTTGCCTGTTCCTCTTACTGGACAATGAACGGTCGTTTAATAATCGCCATTCTCACTACTTGCTGCGAGGCTTTTGAAAATGGGAATCAAGCGGTGAGGACCGCGGCTCAAGCTGCAACCAGTCAAACGTTACGGTCTTTTTGCCTATTCCTAG ACGAGGAATGTCAAGAAATGGACGAGAATGcaaagaagaataagaatttaTGGGAAAGAGGTGTCTCCTGTTTCAACGAAGCTCTGCCAATTCTTCAATACATCTGTAGCAAATTGGACGAAGCTCAGAA GAAACCTTATTACAGTAATGGAAGAAATGGAAACACCGTGGTGTTTCTTTTGGAATGTCTGCATACCTTGATATCCTCCTTGCCGCAGAAAATTCATACGAACGCACATTTTACCACCTTCCTTTGGCAGAAATTCTGTCCTGCACTGATAGCTTTCCTAGGTACCCCGAGGGTCGACAAGACGTTCACGTCTAGGGAAGGAAAAGAGAACGAAATTGGAAGAGGATCTGGATACTTGGCCACTTCTTTGAGCTTCGATAGTCACCAGGCTAAAACTGTTTATAG CATTGGAACAGAATTAGTTCGATTAGTAGGCTGCGTGGGACCCCTTCGTCCAGTTTTAGAATCAGTATTTCACAGAATGTTACTGTATCCTCCACCTCAGCAACGCTTAGAATCTTTGAAAGCTTTGAAAGAGCTATTACGAAGTCCTAGTCGAATCGTTGATTTTGCTGGTCCATTATTGGTGGAAGAAGATAAATCTAGTCATATTCAGAGCGACATGGCCTTGATGAGATT agcAATGGATTCCATCGAAGAATCAACAACTGGTGGTTTAAGTACATTGCACGCTAGTGTGTCGTGCGTGGTTGCAATGCTCTCCGCTCTTCAGGAATTATGCGAGGGGAAAGCTATTAATCACACCTACACGTGCACGATCAATAGCTTGTACGAAGACTTGGAATCCTGCGACTACAAAGGACCTTTGACTTATCAGTGCATGGCACGGTTGCCGAAAACATACAG AGAGCAATTGGAGCTCATGAAGAAGGGAATAGGCTCCGATTCTGACTCCTCGGGGCACGGTCCATCGGAAGATGGTGATTCCACGGACACAGAAGGTCCTCAGAACGAATCTGACGAGGTTCAAGAAGAAAATAGCTTGGAAGACAACGACTACGCGATAGAGAACGAAAGGGAGAGATTGAGATTAGAAAAATTACCAAAGTGTCTTCACGTGGGTCGTCAGGTGGCTGATGAATGCAACGTGGATATGGAAAGGCATAATGCTAGAAAGTTCGTCAGGACATTGAAAAGTGACTTGATCCCTATGGTTTTGAGTCTCAGAAGCAATATAGAAGTCGACGAAGCTCTGCAGAATTTTGCTTCGGAATATTGTCAAG CACAACAAAAGATGCAGGAACAGACGGACACCAGTACAGATTCATGTGCCTTGATTACGATCATGAACGCCGATGGAATTTACTTGGCCACCTATGCGGCATTATTGTTGAACTTGAAGTTGATTAGGATTAATTACTATCACGAGGATAATCGTCAGGTCCCCATCAGTGAG GAACAATTTGTGGAAGAAGTACACGGATCTGGAGTTCTAGTCTATCTTTCGGCAACCTGGTTGTCTGAACTTTACCAACAAGTTCTGGCGTGTAATTTACTCGAGAAATGTGGCTATAATCCGCACTACACGGATAACAGTGCTCTGATAAACGTATTAACTG ATGTTGATGGGATTCCTGGAAGCCAGAGAGGCGGACAACTTTTGTCTGACTACATACGATTGGAAAAAGCTCAGCTATCTCGAAGCGAACCAACATCGGAAGCAGAAGCAGGAGCGAAGCTTTCGAGAAGAGTATTGACGTGTTGTTGGGGAAGCATGATGACTGTGTTGACGACAGGATTGAATCCTCCTAAGGAACAAAATAACAAGGGAATACTGAGCAGAGACGGTGATAGACGAGGTATCAGGGATACCGTGATCTTGTCATTGGAAGGTCTTCATAAAGCTGCAATTTTGAGCAATGTACTTG GTCTGCAGAATCGTTGTGGTTCCATCTTCGCTCTGCTGGTGAAAGCAGCCTGTACAGAGCAGTCTATTTCGAAAATCACGAGGACGAAGGATGTTCTGCGCCTGAAATTACAAAACAGAGCAACTAATATTCACACATCGCACGCGTTGAGTATGGACGTACTTCTGGGCAAGGGTTTAGAACTTGGAAGTCATGGCAGCGATTGCTGGCCTCATGTTTTCAC GTGTTGTTTGTACGTGAGCAAATTGGAACATGATTTCTTCGGAAAAAATCAGAATCCATCGCTGCCTAAGACTCAGCAGAAGAAAGACAAGAAAGATAGTTTGAATGGAGATCCAAAGGGAAGCCAAGATAGGCTAAAACTTAATTTCAACATCACCGAGGAAGAAGAAACTTG TGTCGATGTCTACAGTTTTCTATCCAGTCCATATACACAAAACTCCAGTACAGACACAATCCCAGAAATAATCCAAGAATCGAACGCGGACAGTCAATTTAATGGAATACTTCCTGCAGACTATGCCGCAAAAATTATCTGCGTTTTATCCCAACAAGTCGACAGGCTATTTGAAAATGCTGCGCTAAAGTTGAACCTTAAAGCGTTATGTCTATTCTTGTCTGCTCTTTGCAGAGCTAGTAAAGCTCAGTTATTCAAAACCACGGATGGTCTCAAAGACAATAAGAGGTTCTGGTGGAGAAGAAGCAAACCCAGAGAAAACGAAATGAATGTGCTGCTCTTGGCTCGATTAGGAGAAGTTATGTTGAAGTGCGTGAAGAGTGGAAGACCTCTGATTCATATAATGAGG GTTTGGAGTATCCTAGGGCCGCACTTTATGGAGGCAGCTTGTCACAAGGACCGTGGCATTTCAAAAAAAGCAGTACAATGCATTCACGACTCGATGGCAGCTTTGCTGAACGAGCAAGTGGAATTGCCTCATTTCCATTTCAACGAGGCTCTTTTCAAACCTTTCGAGAACCTATTGTGCCTAGAACTATGCGACAGTGACGTTCAGGATCAA ATCGTCAGTTGCATCTGTGAGTTCGTCGAGACCAACAGAACCGAGATTCGATCAGGCTGGCGACCTCTTTTCGGAGCGCTACGCGTAGCTTCAGTTGGTAATTCAGATTCTGTCGAATCTGCGCCACTCCTGGAGGTCTTCAGGGTATTCCTATCCACGGACAACACGCTTGTATTCGCCAATGCGGCGCTAGATTGCATTCTATGTCTGCTGAAGCACGTTCGTGGAATCGGTGACACGGAGGGTCACCAGGATGATCAGGATCAGATCGACGTTGCAGAATCCAGAAGAATGAGACTCTGCGTCGAAAGTCTGAAATATCTTCTCAGCTGTTCTGATATTCTTGCATCGATGTATGGTATGCCAGCTTGCCCGATTTTCCACTCAGCTCAAAGAATCCAAGTTTCGACCATTCCTCAATACGTCGATCCTACGATACCCAATTCCGAGCTGATCAGATTCGATAAACACGCTGAATCGATGCAGGAGACTATACCTGAAAGGCCACACGACGTATTAATGGATAACGTTCATACAATTACAACTCTGCAAAGTATGGACAAGCCAAGTGGCATTCTGAGAGTCTGGTATATTTTGATCGAAGGCCTAGCAAGCGCTACCATGATTTGCCCTAAACGTTATCAACCTCACGCGTTGGAAACCTTGTTCCATTTACTGAGAGACACGTTGAATGTTCCTGGGCCAACGTTTGGTTTATACTGTGTCAATCACCTGCTTCTGCCTATGGTGCAGAACTGGTTGAGGAGGACGTCGAAGATCTTCAGAGGATGGGACAATTTCGCGCCTAATTTTAAACAATGCTGTGGACTGACTACGGATTTGGTTGTTGATTACTTAACTCATTTACAAG GACCCGAGGTACTTAGAAACAACGCCTATTTATCAGCTACGACGTTGATGTTGAAGCAATTGTTGCTAGTAATGGCGGAATGCGTGGTCCAACCCACGGAGAGTATAGCTCGTCTAGGTTGCGCCTGTATTAG GCACGTTCTAGTGAGCAGCGGGCCGCTACTCACCCCAGAACAATGGGAAGTTTGCGGCGTCGCCTGTTACCGCGCTTGTTCAAATTCCCTGCAAGAGTTGCACCAGCTGACCATGGCTTTCTCGCCGAGATCCGAGTCCTTTTACGGTGACGTTGCACAGGTCAAGGTTGCAGCGCGACGGGATGCGACCATCGAAGAATCAGAAAGGCTGCGACAGCTCGCTGCTCAG GTGTTCCTCCTGGAGGAACAACGCACCGAAGATACTTCGAGAAGATCTGACGACAGATCCTACGTTTTCCTTCTGTATCCACCCTCGGTGGCTTCCACACTCAATCCCGACCTTTATATCGTTAGAGTTCAGCTCAGAGCCTTGATTGTTGGCCTTTTGGTCCATCAGATGCTTCTTCATTGCATCGCCATTATTCTTTTGCAAGGTCCTGATTCGTCTTTCCCTAG TTTGTCTACCGTCGTACCACAATCAACAGCATCGACATCGTCAAAAACAATGATACCAGGTTTCCTGTCTTGTCTAACCAATCACCACATAGACATTTTCCTCTCAGCTTTGGATCTATCTTACGCAACCGCTTTAAAATTTGACTGTCGTCCTGGATTAAAATTCTTGGTCCAAAAGGTGGCTAATCTGCCTCAACCAGCAAATCTTTATCGTCAAGCTGGAGTGGCTTGGACAATCAAGATCGTCACTCTATTCGAGCTCTGTTTACACAAAATAGAAGACACGCAAGCTAGTCTAGAAACCGTGAAAATGATTCTCGCTTCAAACTCAGGCGACAGAGAACCTCTCAAAGAACCGAGTCTTCGAAAACTCTCGAAATATCTAAAACAGTTACGGACTACGTTCGAAGAACTTTGCGAAAGTTACGTGGAAGTGGTTTTGGACGAAGATGGAAGACACACCAGAGTAGATAGCTTTTCTGAAAGGAAGATATTTTTGCTGATAGCTCAACCGGACGATTTTCCAGAGATCACAGGAAAAGAACCGATCAATGACAGAGTTCTGGCTACTCCAGCTCCCATCGAATTGCCCGAAGATCCAGACGATATAAAAGACGGGGAAGATCAAATGGATCAAGAATATCAAGAAGATCAGGAGGATATCGAGAACTATAATCCAAATTTGGACGATGAAAGTGGATTGGAGGAGCTTGGTCCAGAGTGTGAAGACGATCCGAGACCTTTTAGGCTGTCTGACCTAGCGGTGGAGTATTCTACTGATTCTGGTCCCCAGTCTGAACCGGAAACCGATGACTCTAGACCAGTCTCTAGATTAGGATCGGTCACAGAGAAGGCTGTGTACCCTGATAGATCCGGCGGTACTTCCAGCGAAGGATACATAGATGGAAAATACAATTCCACTACACCAGCACCTTCACGATTCATTAATACCAGAGATAATTTGTATTACAAGTTTGATTCTTTAAGAAGAACCGAGTCTGTCGACTCTTTTGGAACTTCTGTGTTGGAAATCAAATCCACGAACACTGGCTTGACGTACGACGAAACTGATTTGTTCAGGAAATCAAAGTTGGAGAGAAGAAGGAGCGATGCCTGTCTGTTGACTCGGAAAAGCTCCTTGAGATTCGTCGAGCCAGTTGAAACCGACGACTCTGAGAAATTCGTGAGGTTCAATCCCAATAATATTCGATGTAGATCGGTGATGGAACTGAGAAAAACAGCTGGGTCCACGGTGTCTGAATCGTCGAACGATCTTGAGATGTCTCCGCGTGTGTCCTCGAAAATtggagaaaaggaagaggaCGATTTACCTAAAATTTTCGATAATATAGATGAGTTGCTCCGTGATTACGAAAGAAGCAAACGAGGCTTTAGAACTAATCCGTTTTTAAGAAAGGATGGCGGTGATTCTAACGCGGAGACTGAAGAGATAGCAGGTCAGGAATCTGCGTTTCATAAGAAGAGCAATGTATGCAAGGATAGCGAAGCTCACAGGAATGCTTGGGCAGAGATGCTGAGCACAGTTTTGGATTGGACTCTGGCTTTGTCT gATGATCAACTGATTCCGCTGCTTCCTGTTTTCGTCAGCGGTGTAAGAGTGTTGACACGGTACGCGGTCGACCAGGTTCTCAAGCAACGACTGTCCACGCTTTTTCATCGAATTGCAGTGTTATACGGGTTGACGAGCAATTAG